The Candidatus Desulfovibrio trichonymphae region AACCAACAAGGACATTGCGGCCGCGCTCGGCGGACTGCCGAAAGAAAAAATGCACTGTTCCGTCATGGGCCAGGAGGCGCTTGAGGCGGCCATACGCCAGTGGAAAGGCGAGTCGCCGGTTCCACAGGCGCATGAAGAAGGCAAGCTCGTCTGTAAATGCTTTGGCGTGACGGATGCTCAAATCATTCGGACCATCCGTGAAAACAGTCTGAAATCACTTGAGGAGGTCACCAACTACACCAAGGCCGGCGGTGCCTGCGGAGACTGCCTGAATAAAATTGCGGAAATACTCGCCACTGAGCTGAAACAGAAGCCGCTTGCCGAACTCAAGCCACGGCCGCGTATGACGAATGTGCAGCGCATGCAGCAGATACTCAAAACCATTGACGAAGAAATACGCCCGCAACTCGCGGTTGACGGCGGCGACATTGAACTGGTGGATGTTGACGACCGCCGCGTGGTGGTGTCGCTGCGCGGACGATGCGCGCAATGCCGGTCCAGTGACGTGACCATACGCAATCTTGTGGAACGGCTCCTGCGTGAGCATGTAGAACCTGATCTGACGGTAGAGGAGGCATAAAACATGAAAACCGTTTACCTGGACAATAACGCCACAACGGCCGTGGATCCGGAAGTGCTTGACGCCATGCTTCCCTATCTGCGCGATCTGTACGGCAACCCCTCAAGCATGCACACTTTCGGCGGTCAGGTGGGCGATGCGGTGGAAACAGCACGAGCGCGTCTGGCCGCGCTTTTGGGCGCGAGCCCTAAGGAAATCATCTTCACCTCCTGCGGTTCGGAAAGCGACAACACTGCTGTATGGTCCGCATTGCGGACACAACCGGAAAAACGCCATCTGATCACCACGCGGGTGGAACACCCCGCTGTTCTCAATGTCGCGCAGTACTGGGAACAGCAAGGCTATAGCGTCACCTATTTGAGCGTTGACGCCAAGGGCCGCCTTGATCTGGACGAATACGCGCGGGCATTGACCGATGACACGGCTCTGGTCTCCATCATGTTTGCAAACAATGAGGTGGGCAATATCTACCCCATTCAGTGCATGGCCGAAACGGCCAAGGAACGCGGCGTGCTGTTTCACACAGACGCCGTGCAGGCTGTGGGAAAAATGCCTATTGATCTGTCACATCTGCCGGTAGACATGCTCTCGCTTTCCGGACATAAAATCCACGCCCCCAAGGGCATAGGCGCACTCTATGTGCGCAAGGGCGTACGTTTCAGACCTTTCTTGCGCGGAGGACATCAGGAACTCGGGCGCCGCGCCGGCACAGAAAATGTGCCCTGTATCGCGGGGATCGGCATGGCCGCAAAACTGGCCGGGGAACATATACAGGATGAACGTGTGTATGTGGCACAACTGCGCGACAAACTGGAAAACGGCATTATTGCGCGCGTTCCCGACTGCATGGTCAACGGCGATCCGGAAAACCGCCTGCCCAACACCAGCAACATAGCCTTTAAAAATGTGGAAGGCGAAGCCATATTACTGATGCTCGACCAACTCGGCATCTGCGCCAGTTCCGGCTCTGCCTGCACCTCCGGCAGTCTTGAACCGTCGCACGTGCTGCGATCCATAGGCGTGCCCTTCAATTACGCGCACGGTTCTGTGCGCCTTTCACTCTCACACTATACCACCGAAGAAGAAGTGGACTATGTTATTGAACACCTGCCCGGCGTTATAGAAACATTGCGGGCCATATCTCCGTTCAAGGACTAGTGTCTAATTATTGCGAACCACCTTCGCTGATGCCGACATATTGGTTTTTCAAAGACCTGTTCGCCGAAATGTAGCCTTTGTCACCCCCATGCTCCGTGGCATAAATTCCGGTTCAAGTCGAAGATGAGACTTTGATTTGGTGGGACGTGCGGGGATCGAACCTGCGACTCTCTGCTTAAAAGGCAGATACTCTACCTACTGAGTTAACGTCCCGGCAAGTTATCAATCATACTTGCAAGCACAACTCCTGTCAAGCCGGCGCGAACACGAAAGATTCACTTTTTCAATGAGCTGATGCCGGTAGTCCCTTGTTCTTGTTTAACAAAAACACCACAAAGGTGAACCCTTCCGAACGCCGTCATAAAAGATGCCAAGCCACAACGCCTCCGGTGCAAAACAGACGGGGCCGGACGGGCCGTCTGTCAGGTGTGCAAGCGGCTGTACGTCAGCGCGGGCTGTTGCCGCGCTGTTTTTTTCGTGGATTGAGCACCGTGTTCCAATACACCACATAGATGGGCAACACGAGAAACATCATAATGTACGCCCAGTCCTTGGTGTAGAGAAAATAGCTGTAAAAAGTGTGAAATTCCATCTCTGTTCTCCTCCCGCACTAGTGGGCATCCTTGAAATCGGGGTGTTCGTACAGAACGGGCATGTGGTACACAATAAAGCGATAAGCCGTCACAATCATGGTCACCACGAACATGGAAATGCAAATTTCCCATATGCTCGGGACGTAGCGCTCGGATGACGGCAGGGCATAATTGAAGGCGATCATGGAGACGTTGAATCGGTTGAGCACAATACCCGCCACCGCAACAACCGCCGCGAAACGGCATTGGGAAATGTCGCGCGTGCGTGCGCCTTTGGCGTAGACGAGGGCCGGGAAGAGCACGAAGCCGAACATTTCCACAATCCACCAGAACCCGTACCCTGAGAAAAGATAGGGAAAGTTGGCCTGCACGAGCATGTCGATCAGCTTGATCATGAAGTAGGCGAACATAATGAATGCCTCGGCCTTGGCAAAGCTGAAGACGATTTCGTCAGCTTCCTTCATGTGGGTGGCGTCCATATAGTAGTGCACGCCCTTGTGGGCGAACATGCCTTCAAAAATAACCATCGACCCACCCGCTATCATGGAGCTGACAAAGAAGAACATGGGAATGAAGGACGAATACCAGAGCGGGTGCAGTTTTGCCGGCGCGATGAGATAGAGCGCCCCCAGCGAGGACTGATGCAGGGTGGACAGTGTGACGCCGAAGATTGTCAGCAGAATGTTGGTGGCGTTCACCAGCTTGCGCCATTTGAGCAGAAAAGGGAATTTTGCCGCCAGCCATTCGCAGGGCGCCACAGAAAATTCCACAAAGAGCACAGTGACATAGGTGGCGACGCACAGGCCGACTTCAAAAAGAACGGACGTGGTGCCGGGAAAGAAGAACATATAGGGCAGGCGTAGCGGATGGCCGAGGTCATACAGAAGCGCCACCACCACAAAGCCATAGCCCAGAAAGGCCGTTGTCACGGCCGGGCGTACGGCGGAGTGGAAATGCTTCATGCCCATGACGTAGCAGGCCACAGTGGTAAAATACCCGCCGGCCGCCAGACAGACGCCGCAGAGCAGGTCAAAGCCTATCCACAAGCCCCAAGGCTGGGTGTCGGAAAGGTTGGAAACCGAGCCGATGCCCTGGGTAAAACGTATGATGGTCAGAATCAGGCCGACCGCCAGTATGACGGCGGTTATTTTGTTGCCCGTCGTGCGCAATGAAAACTCGCCGAAGTGGAAGAGCCTGTCTTTTGTAGGAATGACAATGTCGTGGTGTGCCATTTATTTATCCTCCACCGCATGCCCGCACTGCGCACAGGCCGCTTCCCTGGCTTTCAGTGCGTCGGCCATGGCCGTGCGGGCCGTGTCTGCCGCGCTCCGGCCCTGGGTTTCTTCAATTTTGCGCACGGCAGCGTCTACAGCGGCGGCCACGTCTTCCCCGGCCTCCCTGACGATAGCCTCCTGCTCGGCATTGTGCATGACTTCACGGCGTTTTGTCATGGCGTAGGCCCCGCCGAAGAGCACAGGCCAGAAAGCCACAATCATCGGCACAGCGCTGAGGGCGCCGTACGTCAGCTCGCCTATGGGCCTGTTGCCGAGATGTGTGTCAAGCCCCAGATCAGCAAATTCATGCCCGGAGGCCGCAGCAGCTTCGACCGAGGGGGCCAACACCATCCATGCGGTGCCGCCCGCGTCCCATTCGCCGTAGATGTAATCGGCGTATTTGCCGGGGTTTTCATGCATACGCACGCGCGCAATCTTGATGAGGTCGCTACGCCGGCCGAAGGTCAGCGCGTCTATGGGGCAGGCCTCAATGCAGCCGGGGAGCTTGCCTTCTTTCATACGCGGCTCGCAGAAGGTGCACTTCTGCACTAGAGGATCCCACGCCTCGTCGTACTGGAAGCCCGGCGCATAGAAGGGGCAGGCTATCATGCAGTACCTGCAGCCTACACACTGCGAGCCGTCATAGGTCACGCTGCCGTCGGGCTGCTTCTGAAAGCACTTGGCAAAACAGGCGGAAGCGCAGGCCGGGTCATTGCAGTGGAAACACTGCTGCTTGCGAAACACCGGCTTGCCGTTCACTTCATACTTGTTGACAACCGTCCATTCATAGGCCGAGGTGCGGCGGCGCGTTTCCGTAACGGAAAGGTCGCTGAAGGGCTTTTTTGGCTTGGGCAGGCCATTGACCTTATTGCAGCCCTCTTCGCAGCGGCGGCAGCCGATGCAGCGGGTAGTGTCGTGCAACACACCGTAGCTGTTTTCATAATAGGGCCAGGTGGGTGTGCCGCCGGAGGCGTTGGCCACGCGGGCCGTGCTCAACGCCGAAGCCACGCCGGCGCTGCCCAGAATAGTCAAAAATTTTCTGCGGTTCATTTCGTTCCTCCGAGCTGGTCAGCGCTCTGCGGGGCACGTTCCTTATGGCAGGTGGTGCACGAAGTGTTCAGGGGACGTCCGACCTTCATGCCCGTGTGGCAGCCCATGCATTGCAGATGGTATGCGGCCTTGAGCTGCGGACGCTCGGGATGCCCAGGGTCAATGCGCGGGGAGTGGCAGCTTGCGCACTTGGGCGGGGCGGCCGAGAGAGGGCTTTTGTGGTGGCAGACCGAGCACAGCGTCTCCGGAGAGGTGTGAAAGGCCTTTGCCAGCTTGTCGTCCTTGATGCGCTCCATGAGCGAGTTCACATGGCGGCGGTGGGTGAAGAGGCTGGGCTCGTATTTTTCGGCCACGGCATCTATTTTGACCTTGTAGGGACCGTCCGTGGGCGTGAGGTGGCTCACGTCCCTGCGGTCGAGCACCGTCTCGGCCGCCAGAGCCTCATTTCTCTCGGAAGCCAGTTTGCCGGCGGCGCCCTGATGCATGTCGTTCTTGGTCATGTTCGACGTCACGTTGTGGCATGTCTTGCACCATGCCTCGTTGCGCGCGGGCTTGACAAGAGCGTGGCAGCCGGCGCATTCCCGCCGCGCAAGCTGCTCTGTGTGACAGCTCACGCAGCTTTGCGGCGTGTTGCCCTGCTCGCGCTTTGCCGGCCTGTCGGCGTGCATGGCCCTTTCCAGGGTGACGAACTTGCCGTCGGGCGTGCCTTCCACCGTATGACAGGATGTACAGGCGGCCGGCTCGCCGGTGTGGTGGCAGGATTCACAGTTTTCAATTTTTTTCTCATGAACGAGATGGTTGAAAAGCACGGGTTTCATCGCGGTGCCCTCGAAGTTGGGCTTTGCGCCGACAGGAAAGATAACCATGGCCGAAGGCGCGCCGCTGTCAGTGGCTTCCGGGGAGGCCGCTGGCGCTGTCCCCGCCCCCCATGTCGTTAGACACGCAACGCAGGCCAGGGCTGTCGCCGCCAGCAGAAGCAGTGGTGTGCCATTCCTCATGTGCTTGTCCTTTTGCATACAGGCAGTCCTAAAAAAATTACGCCCGAGAGAGTTTAATTGGGGTTTGCATTAACCTGTTTAGAAAAACGCGTCAAGGCAGTTTTGCGAAAGCGAGTTTCACCTTTGTGATGTTTTTTAATATTTTTAACATACAAAAACAATTGATTACTAGTGTCAAATTATTGCGGCAGTGAATCTTTTTTGTGAAATCAGCCAAGAGTGACGATAACTTATTATAATAGGGTTATGGCTAAAAGCTGTCTCACTAATCAATCTGAGCAAGATTAAGAATATATAATAAGTTGCACCATAGCCAAGGAGTTTTCAGGGTGAAATTTCTATCCTACAACAACTCTGCGAAAATTATGCGGTCTGGCAGAAAGTCGTTCTACTTGCCAGCGTCGTCTGCAACGCCGAAAAGATCGACCGTCCTGGGCATGCTTCGCCAACCATGCCAATGCCCTTTACAAATCCGGAAAAAACCGTCAAACTCCCAGAACTGAATGCGCATAAGGATGACTGAGTGATGCGCCTCAAACTGCTGCTGGCCTATGTCGGTTCACACTACAGCGGCTGGCAGATACAGGAAAAACCGAACCAGCCGCCAACGATACAGGGCGAGTTGGAAGCGGCGTTCCACACCCTTGTCGGCGGCCCTGTGCGGGTGCACGGCGCCGGCCGCACCGATGCGGGTGTGCACGCCCGCGGTCAGGTCGCGCACTGTGACGTGCCCGAGGCCAGAGCCGGGCTTGACTGGCGCCGCAGCCTCAATGCCCTGCTGCCGTCTGAAATCCGTGTGCTCATGGCCGGGCCGGAGGCACCTGATTTTCACGCCCGCAACAACGTCGCATGTAAAACGTATGCTTACCAGTTCTGGCAGGAAAGAAGCTTCATTCCGCCGGAACTCGCGCCTTTTGTCTGGAACTGCGGCCCCCTCAACCTCAACGCCATACGCCGGATACTGCCGCGCCTGCTCGGCGAACACGATTTCGCCGGTTTGCAAAACACCGGCACAGACATCAAAAACACGCGCCGCACGATCTTTGCCGCAACAATAACAGAATTGCCGCAAATGGAAGATTATCCACAGCACAAGCCCCTTTTGCGGCTTTCCGTAACGGCTGACGGGTTTCTCAAGCAAATGGTCCGCAATATAGCCGGATTGTTGGTTGCGTGCGGCCGGGGAAAGCTTGACCAACACTCGGTAACGGAGCTGCTCAATGTCCGAGATCGCCAGGCGTTGCCTTCAGTGACGGCGCCGGCCGGCGGGCTTGCCCTTGTACGCGTGGAATATGCGCAACCGACGCCGGCCGTTCACACCATAAAACAATAGACAGCCGCGATCAGCAGCCTGTACGCAGCAAAAGGCAGCAGGCTCATACGCCCTACCAGAGCCACAAAAACCTTGACAGCCAGCAGCGCTGAAACAAAGGCGCCAGCCAGACCCACCAGAAAAAATGGAATGTCCGCCGTGCTGAAAAGGCTCAGGTTTTTGATCAGATCAAAACAGGTAGCCGCCACCATAATCGGCACGGCCGCGATAAAAGAATATTCCGCCGACAACGGCCGGCTTGCGCCCAAAAATATGCCCCCCATAATGGTGGCTGCCGAACGCGAAAACCCCGGCCAGAGCGCCAGACATTGAAAACAGCCGATGCCGAGAGCAAGCCTGGGCGTCATTTCATCTAGATTTGTACTGGTCGGTCTGAATTTGCGGCGTTCGATCCAAATCATGCAGACCGCCCCGACCACTAGGGCAATCAGCACCGTGGAGGGCTTAAACAGACAGCACTTGATCAGCGGGTGCAGCAAAAGACCCAGCACGCACGCCGGCAGTGAAGTCAGCATCAAAAACCAGATGCCGCGCATGCCGGAGAAACGCATGTCAGGCTGCGGTCGGACAAGCCCCCAAAAACGCTTCCAGTATAAAACAACGACGGCAAGAATTGCCCCCAGCTGGATGACTACCACAAACGTAGCCGCGCGCGCTTCAATAAAATTCAGCAGATGACCGGCCAGAACAAGATGGCCGGAAGAAGAAACAGGCAAAAATTCTGTCAGCCCTTCCACAATGCTTAAAGTAAACGCTGTGAGCAAATTGTCCATAACACGCCCTGAGGCTGCGCGCTCTTGCTAAAATACTGCACAACAGCTATGCTATTGAAACAAAGGAGGCGTAACTGTCCACCATCATTCCCCAAAGCGAGC contains the following coding sequences:
- the truA gene encoding tRNA pseudouridine(38-40) synthase TruA — protein: MRLKLLLAYVGSHYSGWQIQEKPNQPPTIQGELEAAFHTLVGGPVRVHGAGRTDAGVHARGQVAHCDVPEARAGLDWRRSLNALLPSEIRVLMAGPEAPDFHARNNVACKTYAYQFWQERSFIPPELAPFVWNCGPLNLNAIRRILPRLLGEHDFAGLQNTGTDIKNTRRTIFAATITELPQMEDYPQHKPLLRLSVTADGFLKQMVRNIAGLLVACGRGKLDQHSVTELLNVRDRQALPSVTAPAGGLALVRVEYAQPTPAVHTIKQ
- the hmcB gene encoding sulfate respiration complex iron-sulfur protein HmcB, producing the protein MNRRKFLTILGSAGVASALSTARVANASGGTPTWPYYENSYGVLHDTTRCIGCRRCEEGCNKVNGLPKPKKPFSDLSVTETRRRTSAYEWTVVNKYEVNGKPVFRKQQCFHCNDPACASACFAKCFQKQPDGSVTYDGSQCVGCRYCMIACPFYAPGFQYDEAWDPLVQKCTFCEPRMKEGKLPGCIEACPIDALTFGRRSDLIKIARVRMHENPGKYADYIYGEWDAGGTAWMVLAPSVEAAAASGHEFADLGLDTHLGNRPIGELTYGALSAVPMIVAFWPVLFGGAYAMTKRREVMHNAEQEAIVREAGEDVAAAVDAAVRKIEETQGRSAADTARTAMADALKAREAACAQCGHAVEDK
- a CDS encoding undecaprenyl-diphosphate phosphatase produces the protein MDNLLTAFTLSIVEGLTEFLPVSSSGHLVLAGHLLNFIEARAATFVVVIQLGAILAVVVLYWKRFWGLVRPQPDMRFSGMRGIWFLMLTSLPACVLGLLLHPLIKCCLFKPSTVLIALVVGAVCMIWIERRKFRPTSTNLDEMTPRLALGIGCFQCLALWPGFSRSAATIMGGIFLGASRPLSAEYSFIAAVPIMVAATCFDLIKNLSLFSTADIPFFLVGLAGAFVSALLAVKVFVALVGRMSLLPFAAYRLLIAAVYCFMV
- the nifS gene encoding cysteine desulfurase NifS, whose product is MKTVYLDNNATTAVDPEVLDAMLPYLRDLYGNPSSMHTFGGQVGDAVETARARLAALLGASPKEIIFTSCGSESDNTAVWSALRTQPEKRHLITTRVEHPAVLNVAQYWEQQGYSVTYLSVDAKGRLDLDEYARALTDDTALVSIMFANNEVGNIYPIQCMAETAKERGVLFHTDAVQAVGKMPIDLSHLPVDMLSLSGHKIHAPKGIGALYVRKGVRFRPFLRGGHQELGRRAGTENVPCIAGIGMAAKLAGEHIQDERVYVAQLRDKLENGIIARVPDCMVNGDPENRLPNTSNIAFKNVEGEAILLMLDQLGICASSGSACTSGSLEPSHVLRSIGVPFNYAHGSVRLSLSHYTTEEEVDYVIEHLPGVIETLRAISPFKD
- the hmcC gene encoding sulfate respiration complex protein HmcC yields the protein MAHHDIVIPTKDRLFHFGEFSLRTTGNKITAVILAVGLILTIIRFTQGIGSVSNLSDTQPWGLWIGFDLLCGVCLAAGGYFTTVACYVMGMKHFHSAVRPAVTTAFLGYGFVVVALLYDLGHPLRLPYMFFFPGTTSVLFEVGLCVATYVTVLFVEFSVAPCEWLAAKFPFLLKWRKLVNATNILLTIFGVTLSTLHQSSLGALYLIAPAKLHPLWYSSFIPMFFFVSSMIAGGSMVIFEGMFAHKGVHYYMDATHMKEADEIVFSFAKAEAFIMFAYFMIKLIDMLVQANFPYLFSGYGFWWIVEMFGFVLFPALVYAKGARTRDISQCRFAAVVAVAGIVLNRFNVSMIAFNYALPSSERYVPSIWEICISMFVVTMIVTAYRFIVYHMPVLYEHPDFKDAH
- the nifU gene encoding Fe-S cluster assembly protein NifU, with amino-acid sequence MWSYTQTVHDHFLQPHNAGPLKDANAVGEVGSLACGDALKLYLKISVQGVIEKTGFETFGCASAIASSSVLTEMIKGMTVDEALKLTNKDIAAALGGLPKEKMHCSVMGQEALEAAIRQWKGESPVPQAHEEGKLVCKCFGVTDAQIIRTIRENSLKSLEEVTNYTKAGGACGDCLNKIAEILATELKQKPLAELKPRPRMTNVQRMQQILKTIDEEIRPQLAVDGGDIELVDVDDRRVVVSLRGRCAQCRSSDVTIRNLVERLLREHVEPDLTVEEA
- a CDS encoding nine-heme cytochrome c, translated to MRNGTPLLLLAATALACVACLTTWGAGTAPAASPEATDSGAPSAMVIFPVGAKPNFEGTAMKPVLFNHLVHEKKIENCESCHHTGEPAACTSCHTVEGTPDGKFVTLERAMHADRPAKREQGNTPQSCVSCHTEQLARRECAGCHALVKPARNEAWCKTCHNVTSNMTKNDMHQGAAGKLASERNEALAAETVLDRRDVSHLTPTDGPYKVKIDAVAEKYEPSLFTHRRHVNSLMERIKDDKLAKAFHTSPETLCSVCHHKSPLSAAPPKCASCHSPRIDPGHPERPQLKAAYHLQCMGCHTGMKVGRPLNTSCTTCHKERAPQSADQLGGTK